The following are encoded together in the Humulus lupulus chromosome 5, drHumLupu1.1, whole genome shotgun sequence genome:
- the LOC133780320 gene encoding hevamine-A-like, producing MAIKSKLITSLLLGFSTLALLIHTSNAGGIAVYWGQASNEETLIKTCESGRYKYVIIAFLNKFGNGQTPELNLASHCNPAGGGCQVASNGIKACQKKGIKVLLSIGGGIGKYTLTSTADAKKVADYLWNNFLGGKSNSRPLGDAVLDGIDFDIELGNTQHYDDLAKALKAHSTKVLLSAAPQCPFPDRFVGEALKAVTFDYVWIQFYNNAPCQYNADTGSVKNLLDSWAEWNRKLKAKKIFMGLPAAKKAAGSGYIPPSVLKEKVLPIIKKSPKYGGIMLWNKFYDLQNKYSHAILKSV from the coding sequence ATGGCCATAAAATCCAAACTGATCACATCTCTACTCCTTGGCTTTTCAACCTTGGCCTTATTAATCCACACCTCTAATGCTGGTGGCATAGCCGTCTACTGGGGCCAAGCCAGCAATGAAGAAACCCTAATCAAAACTTGCGAGTCTGGAAGATACAAATATGTCATCATAGCCTTTCTCAACAAGTTCGGCAACGGTCAAACACCGGAGCTCAACCTCGCCAGCCACTGCAACCCCGCCGGTGGCGGCTGCCAGGTGGCTAGCAATGGCATAAAGGCTTGTCAAAAGAAAGGAATCAAAGTGCTTCTTTCCATTGGAGGTGGCATAGGAAAGTACACTCTAACTTCCACAGCCGACGCCAAAAAGGTGGCCGACTACTTGTGGAACAACTTCTTGGGTGGCAAGTCCAACTCTCGTCCCTTAGGCGACGCCGTTTTGGATGGAATAGATTTCGACATCGAGCTCGGAAACACACAACACTACGACGATCTGGCAAAGGCTTTAAAGGCTCACAGCACGAAAGTTTTACTGAGCGCAGCTCCTCAGTGTCCGTTTCCAGATAGGTTCGTTGGTGAGGCGCTTAAGGCTGTGACTTTTGACTATGTTTGGATTCAGTTTTACAACAATGCTCCATGCCAGTATAACGCTGATACCGGTTCTGTCAAGAACCTTCTTGACTCTTGGGCCGAATGGAACCGAAAGCTAAAGGCTAAGAAGATCTTTATGGGGTTGCCGGCGGCCAAGAAGGCAGCCGGAAGCGGGTACATTCCGCCGAGTGTGCTGAAAGAGAAAGTTCTTCCCATAATAAAGAAATCGCCAAAATATGGAGGCATCATGCTGTGGAACAAGTTTTATGATCTTCAGAATAAATATAGTCATGCCATTCTCAAAAGTGTTTGA